One genomic region from Streptomyces sp. NBC_00582 encodes:
- the nuoE gene encoding NADH-quinone oxidoreductase subunit NuoE produces the protein MTTSSSERGVSLGMPELPAPAYPDDVRARLETDAREIVARYPDSRSALLPLLHLVQSEEGHVTRTGMRFCADVLGLTTAEVTAVATFYTMYRRRPSGDYQVGVCTNTLCAVMGGDAIFEALQEYLGVGNGETTDDGKITLEHIECNAACDFAPVVMVNWEFFDNQTVQSAKRLVDDLRVGRDVLPTRGAPLCTFKDTARILAGFPDERPGAVEASGSAGPASLVGLRLARGEAAPARVVHPRDGGPHDEPQDRAVQEPQGRKVHEPSPTEHLSSHDAPQETSASDPAHPAGPTAEEGEG, from the coding sequence GTGACCACCTCTTCTTCCGAGCGGGGCGTCAGCCTGGGCATGCCCGAACTGCCCGCGCCCGCCTACCCGGACGACGTCCGGGCCCGGCTGGAGACGGACGCGCGCGAGATCGTCGCCCGCTATCCCGACTCCCGCTCCGCGCTCCTGCCGTTGCTGCATCTCGTGCAGTCGGAGGAGGGCCACGTCACGCGCACCGGGATGCGGTTCTGCGCGGACGTCCTCGGCCTTACCACGGCCGAGGTCACCGCGGTCGCCACCTTCTACACCATGTACCGCCGCCGGCCGAGCGGCGACTACCAGGTGGGCGTCTGCACCAACACGCTCTGCGCGGTGATGGGCGGCGACGCCATCTTCGAGGCGCTCCAGGAGTACCTCGGCGTCGGCAACGGCGAGACCACCGACGACGGAAAGATCACCCTGGAGCACATCGAGTGCAACGCGGCCTGCGACTTCGCGCCGGTCGTGATGGTCAACTGGGAGTTCTTCGACAACCAGACCGTGCAGAGCGCGAAGCGCCTGGTGGACGACCTGCGGGTCGGACGCGACGTACTGCCCACGCGCGGGGCGCCGCTGTGCACCTTCAAGGACACCGCGCGGATCCTGGCCGGCTTCCCCGACGAGCGGCCAGGGGCCGTCGAGGCGAGCGGCAGTGCGGGACCGGCGTCGCTGGTGGGCCTTCGCCTGGCAAGGGGAGAGGCCGCACCCGCGCGCGTGGTCCATCCGCGGGACGGCGGCCCGCACGACGAGCCGCAGGACAGGGCCGTACAGGAACCGCAGGGCAGGAAGGTGCACGAGCCGTCGCCGACCGAGCACCTGAGTTCCCATGACGCGCCGCAGGAGACATCGGCCTCCGACCCGGCCCACCCGGCAGGGCCTACCGCCGAGGAGGGGGAGGGATGA
- a CDS encoding NADH-quinone oxidoreductase subunit D, which translates to MSSTSHASAASARETTEGTVYTVTGGDWDEVVQSATRADDERIVVNMGPQHPSTHGVLRLILEIEGETVTEARCGIGYLHTGIEKNLEYRTWTQGTTFVTRMDYLTSFFNETAYCLAVEKLLGIEDQIPERAKIIRVLLMELNRMSSHLVCIATGGMELGATTIMIYGFRDREMILDIYELITGLRMNHAYIRPGGLAQDLPPGAVDQIREFVKKMKKNLPEYDKLATGNPIFKARMQDVGYLDLAGCMALGATGPILRSTGLPHDLRKTQPYCDYETYDFDVPTADSCDSYGRFLIRLEEMRQSLRIVEQCLDRLQPGPVMVGDKKIAWPAQLALGPDGLGNSLDHIKKIMGTSMEALIHHFKLVTEGFRVPPGQAYAAVESPKGELGVHVVSDGGTRPYRVHFRDPSFTNLQAMAAMCEGGQVADVIVAVASIDPVMGGVDR; encoded by the coding sequence GTGAGCAGCACTTCCCACGCATCCGCCGCATCGGCGCGCGAGACCACCGAGGGCACCGTCTACACGGTCACCGGTGGTGACTGGGACGAGGTCGTCCAGTCCGCGACCCGCGCCGACGACGAGCGCATCGTCGTCAACATGGGCCCCCAGCACCCCTCCACCCACGGGGTGCTCCGCCTGATCCTGGAGATCGAGGGCGAGACGGTCACCGAGGCCCGCTGCGGCATCGGCTACCTCCACACCGGCATCGAGAAGAACCTCGAGTACCGGACGTGGACGCAGGGCACCACGTTCGTGACGCGCATGGACTACCTGACGTCCTTCTTCAACGAGACCGCCTACTGTCTCGCCGTCGAGAAGCTCCTCGGCATCGAGGACCAGATCCCCGAGCGCGCCAAGATCATCCGGGTGCTCCTGATGGAGCTGAACCGTATGTCCTCCCACCTGGTGTGCATCGCCACCGGAGGCATGGAGCTCGGCGCCACCACGATCATGATCTACGGCTTCCGCGACCGGGAGATGATCCTCGACATCTACGAGCTCATCACGGGCCTGCGGATGAACCACGCGTACATCCGCCCGGGCGGACTCGCCCAGGACCTGCCGCCCGGCGCGGTGGACCAGATCCGCGAGTTCGTGAAGAAGATGAAGAAGAACCTCCCCGAGTACGACAAGCTCGCCACCGGGAACCCCATCTTCAAGGCCCGTATGCAGGACGTCGGCTACCTCGACCTGGCCGGCTGCATGGCCCTCGGCGCCACCGGACCGATCCTGCGCTCCACCGGCCTCCCGCACGACCTGCGCAAGACCCAGCCGTACTGCGACTACGAGACGTACGACTTCGACGTCCCGACCGCCGACTCCTGCGACTCCTACGGCCGCTTCCTCATCCGCCTGGAGGAGATGCGCCAGTCGCTGAGGATCGTCGAACAGTGCCTGGACCGGCTGCAGCCCGGCCCGGTCATGGTCGGCGACAAGAAGATCGCCTGGCCCGCCCAGCTCGCCCTGGGACCGGACGGCCTCGGCAACTCCCTCGACCACATCAAGAAGATCATGGGCACCTCCATGGAGGCCCTGATCCACCACTTCAAGCTGGTCACCGAGGGCTTCCGCGTCCCGCCCGGACAGGCGTACGCGGCCGTCGAGTCGCCCAAGGGCGAACTCGGGGTGCACGTCGTGTCCGACGGAGGCACCCGCCCCTACCGGGTCCACTTCCGGGACCCGTCCTTCACCAACCTGCAGGCCATGGCGGCGATGTGCGAGGGCGGCCAGGTCGCCGACGTCATCGTCGCCGTCGCGTCCATCGACCCCGTGATGGGAGGCGTCGACCGGTGA
- a CDS encoding NADH-quinone oxidoreductase subunit C translates to MSDANGTHAGGANPEKDLSASNLPGQRGQGGEEVRVQRGMFGADNGGDTSGYGGLVRSIRLPGAAARPYGGWFDEVADELEGALEEQGLVPENAIEKTVVDRGELTFHIERAHLQRVARTLRDDPALRFELCTGVSGVHYPNDKGRELHAVYHLRSITHNRLIRLEVSAPDAEPHIPSLVSVYPTNDWHERETYDFFGIVFDGHPALTRIMMPDDWQGHPQRKDYPLGGIPVEYKGAQIPAPDQRRSYS, encoded by the coding sequence GTGAGCGACGCGAACGGCACGCATGCGGGCGGGGCGAATCCCGAGAAGGATCTCTCCGCCTCCAACCTCCCGGGCCAGCGCGGCCAGGGCGGCGAGGAGGTCCGCGTCCAGCGCGGCATGTTCGGCGCCGACAACGGCGGCGACACCTCCGGCTACGGCGGCCTGGTCCGCTCCATCCGCCTTCCCGGCGCCGCCGCCCGGCCCTACGGCGGCTGGTTCGACGAGGTCGCCGACGAACTCGAGGGCGCCCTGGAGGAACAGGGACTGGTCCCCGAGAACGCGATCGAGAAGACGGTCGTCGACCGCGGCGAGCTCACCTTCCACATCGAGCGCGCCCATCTGCAACGCGTCGCCCGCACCCTGCGCGACGACCCGGCCCTGCGCTTCGAGCTCTGCACCGGCGTGAGCGGCGTCCACTACCCGAACGACAAGGGCCGCGAGCTGCACGCCGTCTACCACCTGCGCTCGATCACCCACAACCGGTTGATCCGCCTGGAGGTCAGCGCTCCCGACGCCGAGCCGCACATCCCGTCCCTGGTCTCGGTCTATCCGACCAACGACTGGCACGAGCGCGAGACCTACGACTTCTTCGGGATCGTCTTCGACGGTCACCCGGCCCTGACGCGGATCATGATGCCGGACGACTGGCAGGGCCATCCGCAGCGCAAGGACTACCCCCTCGGCGGCATCCCCGTCGAGTACAAGGGCGCCCAGATCCCGGCTCCGGACCAGCGGAGGTCGTACTCGTGA
- a CDS encoding NuoB/complex I 20 kDa subunit family protein: MGLEEKLPSGFLLTTVEQAAGWVRKASVFPATFGLACCAIEMMTTGAGRYDLARFGMEVFRGSPRQADLMIVAGRVSQKMAPVLRQVYDQMPNPKWVISMGVCASSGGMFNNYAIVQGVDHIVPVDIYLPGCPPRPEMLMDAILKLHHKIQNSKLGVNAEEAAREAEEAALKALPTIEMKGLLR, translated from the coding sequence ATGGGACTCGAAGAAAAGCTGCCGAGCGGATTCCTGCTGACCACCGTCGAACAGGCCGCGGGCTGGGTGCGCAAGGCATCCGTCTTCCCCGCCACCTTCGGCCTGGCCTGCTGCGCCATCGAGATGATGACCACCGGCGCCGGCCGTTACGACCTGGCCCGCTTCGGCATGGAGGTCTTCCGCGGCTCACCCCGCCAGGCAGACCTCATGATCGTCGCCGGCCGGGTGAGCCAGAAGATGGCGCCGGTGCTGCGGCAGGTCTACGACCAGATGCCGAACCCGAAGTGGGTCATCTCCATGGGCGTGTGCGCGTCCTCGGGCGGCATGTTCAACAACTACGCGATCGTCCAGGGCGTCGACCACATCGTCCCCGTCGACATCTACCTCCCCGGCTGCCCGCCGCGCCCCGAGATGCTGATGGACGCGATCCTCAAGCTCCATCACAAGATCCAGAACTCCAAGCTGGGCGTGAACGCGGAGGAAGCGGCCCGCGAGGCGGAGGAAGCGGCGCTCAAGGCCCTGCCCACGATCGAGATGAAGGGGCTGCTGCGGTGA
- a CDS encoding NADH-quinone oxidoreductase subunit A encodes MNAYAPILVLGALGAGFAIFSVVMATLIGPKRYNRAKLEAYECGIEPTPTPAGGGRFPIKYYLTAMLFIVFDIEIVFLYPWAVTFDALGVFGLVEMLLFVLTVFVAYAYVWRRGGLEWD; translated from the coding sequence GTGAACGCGTATGCGCCCATCCTCGTACTGGGAGCCCTCGGGGCAGGCTTTGCGATCTTCTCCGTGGTCATGGCCACGCTGATCGGGCCGAAGCGGTACAACCGCGCCAAGCTCGAGGCCTACGAGTGCGGAATCGAGCCGACCCCCACGCCGGCCGGCGGCGGGCGCTTCCCCATCAAGTACTACCTGACGGCGATGCTCTTCATCGTCTTCGACATCGAGATCGTCTTCCTCTACCCCTGGGCCGTCACCTTCGACGCCCTGGGTGTCTTCGGGCTCGTGGAGATGCTGCTCTTCGTGCTCACCGTCTTCGTCGCCTACGCGTACGTCTGGCGGCGCGGCGGCCTGGAATGGGACTGA
- a CDS encoding C40 family peptidase: protein MSHTAHIRSHRKPRRSASTIAMRAGVASGVLGTLAVATAAGSANAAEPVTQTLELPVFTGDLAAQVAQSAQATQQAAANYQLDAERDAAAAAAAKEAKKDLAAAKKAEAKKKAEEARKAAAEAASRGAERTTLATTSGSSSTSTSTATGSAAAVIAFVKAQIGDAYVSGGTGPNSWDCSGLVQAAFKQVGVDLPRVSQDQSMRGTQVSLDNLQPGDILYWGGRGSAYHVAVYVGDGMFVGAQNPSTGVVERPLSYDPPTGAVRVL, encoded by the coding sequence ATGTCCCACACCGCTCACATACGCAGCCACCGGAAACCCCGCCGCAGCGCGTCGACGATCGCGATGCGGGCCGGAGTCGCCAGTGGTGTCCTCGGCACGCTGGCGGTCGCCACGGCGGCCGGTTCGGCCAACGCCGCCGAGCCGGTGACCCAGACGCTCGAACTGCCCGTGTTCACGGGCGACCTGGCCGCCCAGGTGGCGCAGTCCGCCCAGGCGACGCAGCAGGCCGCCGCGAACTACCAGCTCGATGCCGAGCGTGACGCGGCCGCCGCAGCCGCGGCCAAGGAGGCCAAGAAGGACCTCGCGGCCGCCAAGAAGGCCGAGGCGAAGAAGAAGGCGGAGGAGGCCCGCAAGGCCGCCGCCGAGGCCGCCTCGCGCGGCGCCGAGCGGACCACGCTCGCCACGACGTCGGGCTCCAGCTCGACCAGCACCTCGACCGCGACCGGTTCGGCCGCGGCGGTCATCGCCTTCGTGAAGGCGCAGATCGGCGACGCCTACGTCTCCGGCGGCACCGGCCCCAACTCGTGGGACTGCTCGGGCCTCGTGCAGGCCGCCTTCAAGCAGGTCGGCGTCGACCTGCCGCGCGTCTCGCAGGACCAGTCGATGCGGGGCACCCAGGTCTCGCTGGACAATCTGCAGCCGGGCGACATCCTCTACTGGGGTGGCAGGGGCAGCGCGTACCACGTGGCGGTCTACGTCGGCGACGGCATGTTCGTCGGTGCGCAGAACCCGTCCACGGGCGTGGTCGAGCGCCCTCTGTCGTACGACCCGCCGACCGGCGCGGTGCGGGTGCTCTGA
- a CDS encoding geranylgeranyl reductase family protein: MTVETEPHSESAPESASESLSANTADVIVVGAGPAGSTTAYYLAKAGLDVLLLEKTEFPREKVCGDGLTPRATKQLVAMGIDISEEAGWLRNKGLRIIGGGVRLQLDWPDLASFPDYGLVRKRDDFDEQLARQAQKAGARLYERCNVGAPIVDDRTGRITGVHAKLGEDKREVTFHAPLVVAADGNSTRLSLAMGLHRREDRPMGVAVRTYFTSPRHDDDYLESWLELWDRRGPGEDRLLPGYGWIFGMGDGTSNVGLGVLNTSDSFKELDWREVLKAWCASMPEDWGYTPENMTGPIRGAALPMAFNRKPHYTKGLLLVGDAGGLVNPFNGEGIAYAMESGQIAADVIVQAHARATPGQRELALQRYPRILADTYGGYYTLGRAFVKLIGNPKVMKIATQRGLTHPMLMKFTLKMLANLTDPTGGDAMDRIINGLSKVAPKA, from the coding sequence GTGACCGTCGAGACCGAGCCCCACTCCGAGTCCGCCCCCGAGTCCGCCTCCGAGTCGCTCTCCGCGAACACCGCCGACGTCATCGTCGTCGGCGCGGGGCCGGCCGGCTCCACGACCGCGTACTACCTCGCCAAGGCCGGACTCGACGTACTCCTGCTGGAGAAGACCGAGTTCCCGCGCGAGAAGGTCTGCGGCGACGGTCTCACCCCACGCGCCACCAAGCAGCTCGTGGCCATGGGCATCGACATCTCCGAAGAGGCCGGCTGGCTGCGCAACAAGGGCCTGAGGATCATCGGCGGCGGAGTGCGGCTCCAGCTCGACTGGCCGGATCTGGCCTCCTTCCCGGACTACGGCCTCGTCCGCAAGCGCGACGACTTCGACGAGCAGCTCGCCCGCCAGGCCCAGAAGGCCGGGGCCCGGCTGTACGAGCGCTGCAACGTCGGCGCCCCGATCGTCGACGACCGCACCGGCCGGATCACCGGCGTGCACGCCAAGCTGGGCGAGGACAAGCGCGAAGTCACCTTCCACGCCCCGCTGGTGGTCGCCGCCGACGGCAACTCCACCCGGCTGTCCCTGGCGATGGGCCTGCACCGCCGCGAGGACCGCCCCATGGGCGTCGCGGTCCGCACCTACTTCACCTCCCCGCGCCACGACGACGACTACCTGGAGTCCTGGCTGGAGCTGTGGGACCGCCGCGGCCCGGGCGAGGACCGCCTCCTGCCCGGCTACGGCTGGATCTTCGGCATGGGCGACGGGACGAGCAACGTGGGGCTGGGCGTCCTCAACACCTCCGACTCCTTCAAGGAACTCGACTGGCGCGAGGTCCTCAAGGCCTGGTGCGCGTCGATGCCGGAGGACTGGGGCTACACCCCCGAAAACATGACCGGCCCGATCCGCGGCGCGGCCCTGCCCATGGCCTTCAACCGCAAGCCCCACTACACCAAGGGCCTGTTGCTCGTCGGCGACGCCGGCGGCCTGGTCAACCCCTTCAACGGGGAGGGCATCGCCTACGCCATGGAGTCCGGGCAGATCGCGGCCGACGTCATCGTCCAGGCCCACGCCCGCGCCACCCCCGGCCAGCGCGAACTCGCCCTGCAGCGCTACCCGCGGATCCTCGCCGACACCTACGGCGGCTACTACACGCTCGGCCGCGCCTTCGTGAAGCTCATCGGCAACCCGAAGGTCATGAAGATCGCCACCCAGCGCGGTCTGACCCACCCGATGCTGATGAAGTTCACGCTGAAGATGCTCGCCAACCTCACCGACCCCACGGGCGGCGACGCGATGGACCGCATCATCAACGGCCTGAGCAAGGTGGCCCCGAAGGCCTGA
- a CDS encoding GNAT family N-acetyltransferase, translating to MNRALPVVRLRVPTDEDAVAWHRVFDHPEVMEFHGRRSAELSAYEELTARQRRHDAEHGFCLWTMLDRDDRVIGFTGAQPWPSDWGPKGEIEIGWRLGREHWGKGYVTAAAQMTLERVRAVGVPTVVAMVDAGNARSIAVTRRLGMRLAEVFTTPQSEREGHCYRLDLQPR from the coding sequence GTGAACCGAGCTCTCCCCGTCGTACGGCTGCGTGTCCCCACGGACGAGGACGCGGTCGCGTGGCACCGGGTCTTCGACCACCCGGAGGTCATGGAGTTCCACGGCCGCAGGTCCGCCGAACTCTCCGCGTACGAGGAGCTCACCGCCCGCCAGCGCCGGCACGACGCCGAGCACGGCTTCTGTCTGTGGACCATGCTGGACCGCGACGACCGGGTCATCGGCTTCACGGGCGCGCAGCCGTGGCCGTCGGACTGGGGCCCCAAGGGGGAGATCGAGATCGGGTGGCGGCTCGGGCGGGAGCACTGGGGGAAGGGGTACGTCACGGCGGCCGCGCAGATGACGCTGGAGCGGGTGCGGGCGGTGGGCGTGCCGACGGTGGTGGCCATGGTGGACGCGGGCAACGCGCGCTCGATCGCCGTCACCCGGCGCCTGGGCATGCGGCTCGCGGAGGTCTTCACGACGCCGCAGTCGGAACGGGAGGGGCACTGCTACCGGCTGGACCTCCAGCCCCGCTGA
- a CDS encoding PASTA domain-containing protein translates to MRVPRLVGLMAVDARETATAQGVLLASPDRPDFHRAVVDYVVRQYPPPGVEVPRGAVVTVWFDFAEGEGGGGAGVREPRVPRPGGGGLERELDRPKDPFEPLVL, encoded by the coding sequence GTGCGTGTGCCACGGCTCGTCGGCCTGATGGCCGTGGACGCGCGCGAGACGGCCACGGCACAGGGCGTGCTGCTGGCCTCTCCGGACCGGCCCGACTTCCACCGGGCCGTCGTCGACTACGTCGTACGGCAATACCCGCCGCCCGGGGTGGAGGTGCCGCGCGGGGCCGTCGTCACCGTGTGGTTCGACTTCGCCGAGGGCGAGGGCGGTGGAGGCGCGGGCGTACGGGAGCCTCGTGTGCCAAGACCGGGCGGAGGCGGGCTGGAGCGCGAGCTGGACCGGCCCAAGGACCCCTTCGAGCCCCTCGTGCTCTGA
- a CDS encoding demethylmenaquinone methyltransferase — protein MTRASLNKQPHEVASMFDRVAERYDLTNDVLSLGQDRRWRKEVAKAVDARPAQKVLDLAAGTATSSLPFAQTGAYVVPCDFSLGMLQVGKKKHTWLPFTAGDATRLPFKDDTFDAVTISFGLRNVQDTEAALREMYRVTRPGGRVVICEFSHPTWAPFRTVYTEYLMRALPPVARAVSSNPDAYVYLAESIRAWPDQPALAELLRKAGWSQVAWRNLTGGVVTLHRGFKQA, from the coding sequence GTGACCCGCGCTTCCCTGAACAAGCAGCCCCACGAAGTCGCCTCGATGTTCGACCGCGTGGCGGAACGGTACGACCTGACGAACGACGTGCTGTCCCTCGGTCAGGACCGCAGATGGCGCAAGGAGGTCGCGAAGGCGGTCGACGCCCGCCCGGCGCAGAAGGTCCTGGACCTCGCCGCGGGCACGGCCACCTCCTCCCTGCCGTTCGCGCAGACGGGGGCCTACGTCGTCCCCTGCGACTTCTCCCTCGGCATGCTCCAGGTCGGCAAGAAGAAGCACACCTGGCTGCCGTTCACCGCCGGGGACGCCACGCGGCTGCCGTTCAAGGACGACACCTTCGACGCCGTCACCATCTCCTTCGGCCTGCGCAACGTGCAGGACACCGAGGCGGCCCTGCGCGAGATGTACCGGGTGACCCGGCCCGGCGGACGCGTCGTGATCTGCGAGTTCTCGCACCCGACCTGGGCGCCCTTCCGCACGGTCTACACCGAGTACCTGATGCGCGCCCTGCCCCCGGTGGCCCGCGCGGTCTCCTCGAACCCGGACGCGTACGTCTATCTCGCCGAGTCCATCCGCGCCTGGCCCGACCAGCCCGCGCTCGCCGAACTGCTGCGCAAGGCCGGCTGGTCCCAGGTCGCCTGGCGCAACCTCACCGGCGGCGTGGTGACCCTGCACCGCGGCTTCAAGCAGGCCTGA
- a CDS encoding acyltransferase family protein: protein MSWEQQQAYGYDQQQYGYGYGYDHGQQPQYPYAYEEPQYGPQYGPQYGPQYGPQYAEYAQPVEAMAPLPVVEPEPVPEPASELGPAAVAEAGAAEETEPAAPARDRYFDTLRALALIRVVTYHTFGWAWAGMVFPSMGIMFGLAGTLMAKSLERPAPKVIRSRLRRLLPPFWFWGVFVVLAMLIHDWMPNWEIVYWVVPLGDPPGNAWGEQAWEILWYLRTYLWFVLVSPLLLRAFRLAPLPVLALSLAPILVLNFVWAGPDNRFGSALWDLSTYLFCWMLGFAHRDGVLQKLKPALVVVLSLAAVGFGGWYAFAHQADFGTYDLDENPLAQAFWSAGCVLLLMWAKSYFGIDFAWLTRLRRTNRIVTVFNARAVTIYLWHEIALILAVPLIDRFWNVPAFETYLPLDSQWFMFGIGWVLIGLFVLLAGWVEDVAAKKRPRLLP from the coding sequence ATGAGCTGGGAACAGCAACAGGCGTACGGGTACGACCAGCAGCAGTACGGCTACGGCTACGGCTACGACCACGGGCAGCAGCCGCAGTACCCGTACGCCTACGAGGAGCCGCAGTACGGGCCGCAGTACGGGCCTCAGTACGGGCCTCAGTACGGGCCCCAGTACGCCGAGTACGCCCAGCCGGTGGAGGCGATGGCTCCGCTGCCCGTGGTGGAACCGGAGCCGGTTCCGGAGCCGGCTTCGGAGCTGGGGCCGGCGGCTGTCGCTGAGGCGGGTGCCGCCGAGGAGACCGAGCCCGCGGCCCCCGCCAGGGACCGGTACTTCGACACGCTCAGAGCCCTGGCCCTGATCAGGGTCGTCACCTATCACACCTTCGGCTGGGCCTGGGCCGGCATGGTCTTCCCCTCCATGGGGATCATGTTCGGCCTGGCCGGCACCCTCATGGCCAAGTCCCTGGAGCGCCCGGCCCCGAAGGTGATCAGGAGCCGGCTCCGCCGCCTCCTTCCGCCCTTCTGGTTCTGGGGCGTCTTCGTCGTCCTGGCGATGCTGATCCACGACTGGATGCCGAACTGGGAGATCGTCTACTGGGTCGTCCCGCTGGGCGACCCGCCGGGCAACGCCTGGGGCGAGCAGGCCTGGGAGATCCTCTGGTACCTGCGCACCTACCTCTGGTTCGTCCTGGTCTCCCCCCTCCTGCTGAGGGCGTTCCGGCTGGCCCCCCTCCCGGTCCTCGCGCTCTCCCTCGCGCCGATCCTGGTCCTGAACTTCGTCTGGGCGGGCCCGGACAACCGCTTCGGCAGCGCCCTGTGGGACCTGTCGACGTACCTCTTCTGCTGGATGCTCGGCTTCGCGCACCGCGACGGCGTGCTCCAGAAGCTGAAGCCGGCCCTCGTCGTCGTGCTCTCGCTCGCCGCGGTCGGCTTCGGCGGCTGGTACGCCTTCGCGCACCAGGCGGACTTCGGCACCTACGACCTCGACGAGAACCCCCTCGCGCAGGCCTTCTGGTCGGCGGGCTGTGTGCTCCTGCTGATGTGGGCGAAGTCGTACTTCGGCATCGACTTCGCGTGGCTGACCCGCTTGCGCCGTACGAACCGGATCGTCACCGTCTTCAACGCGCGCGCGGTCACGATCTACCTCTGGCACGAGATCGCCCTGATCCTCGCCGTCCCGCTGATCGACCGGTTCTGGAACGTCCCGGCCTTCGAGACGTACCTGCCGCTGGACAGCCAGTGGTTCATGTTCGGCATCGGCTGGGTGCTGATCGGGCTCTTCGTGCTGCTGGCCGGGTGGGTGGAGGACGTGGCGGCGAAGAAGAGGCCGAGGCTGCTGCCCTGA